Proteins encoded in a region of the Halorhabdus tiamatea SARL4B genome:
- the tnpC gene encoding IS66 family transposase, translated as MGSLNRDNLTKEELFSRFLQLEQRVEEVEQENAQLREKLQEKDERIEELETRLRKYENPHTPPSKRRSGTDESPTSQDDEDDDLRTDGGTPGRKDGHDPEWRSTADPDEEIEVTCDRCPECGDHFDESVGVSPRLVEEIPDPQPPEITRYNRHYYQCDSCGTETVAAHPDCPDEGQFGVNVIAQSALSRYDHRLPYRKIADRFEQLHGLELSGASAWHATERAARAGRCEYEQIRQEILDADVVHIDETGIKRDGEQAWIWTFQTVQHTLYAVRESRGSDVPAEVLGEDFAGTVVCDGWTAYPAFSSNLQRCWAHILREAEDAAEKQAEGEPIYQALRQVYVALQARLESDPSPRERANLQRVARRELESLIDRSVPDGPVATLLGKIEGGLDHWLTFVGEPAVSPTNNAAENALREPVVLRKIIGTLRNERGMFVHETVLSLLATWRQQGRNPYEELRRVVSNNEMISRAHAVPAVETSG; from the coding sequence GTGGGATCTTTGAACAGAGATAATCTCACCAAAGAGGAGTTGTTCTCCCGGTTTTTACAACTTGAACAACGAGTCGAAGAGGTTGAACAAGAGAACGCACAGCTTCGAGAGAAGTTACAAGAGAAAGACGAGCGGATCGAAGAACTCGAAACACGTCTTCGCAAATACGAGAATCCGCACACTCCACCCAGCAAGCGACGGTCGGGGACCGACGAGTCCCCGACCTCGCAAGATGACGAAGACGACGATCTCCGAACTGACGGTGGCACTCCCGGTCGGAAAGACGGTCACGATCCGGAGTGGCGTTCTACAGCTGATCCCGACGAAGAAATCGAAGTCACCTGTGACCGTTGTCCCGAGTGTGGCGACCACTTCGACGAGTCGGTGGGCGTCAGCCCCCGACTCGTCGAGGAGATCCCTGATCCGCAGCCCCCAGAGATCACCCGGTACAACCGCCACTACTACCAGTGCGATTCCTGTGGAACAGAGACAGTTGCGGCTCACCCCGACTGCCCCGATGAGGGGCAGTTCGGGGTGAACGTCATCGCTCAATCAGCTCTGTCACGGTACGATCACCGCCTTCCTTACCGGAAGATCGCTGATCGCTTCGAGCAACTACACGGACTCGAACTCTCGGGTGCATCCGCGTGGCACGCGACCGAGCGCGCTGCACGCGCCGGTCGCTGTGAGTACGAGCAGATCCGTCAAGAGATTCTGGATGCTGACGTGGTTCACATCGACGAGACAGGCATCAAACGCGACGGTGAACAGGCATGGATTTGGACGTTTCAGACCGTCCAACATACGTTGTACGCGGTCAGGGAGAGTCGTGGAAGTGATGTTCCCGCGGAAGTCCTCGGCGAGGACTTCGCGGGAACGGTGGTCTGTGACGGGTGGACGGCGTACCCAGCTTTCAGCAGCAACCTCCAGCGGTGCTGGGCGCACATTCTTCGAGAGGCTGAAGACGCCGCGGAAAAGCAGGCGGAAGGTGAACCGATCTACCAGGCTCTCAGACAGGTATACGTCGCTCTCCAGGCCCGGCTGGAGAGCGACCCAAGTCCTCGTGAGAGAGCAAACCTCCAGCGTGTGGCGCGAAGAGAGCTTGAATCGCTGATTGACCGGTCAGTACCCGACGGACCAGTGGCAACACTGCTCGGGAAGATCGAAGGAGGTCTCGACCACTGGCTCACCTTCGTCGGTGAGCCAGCGGTCTCTCCGACAAACAATGCCGCAGAGAACGCGCTTCGGGAGCCAGTAGTTCTCCGGAAAATCATCGGAACGCTCCGTAATGAACGAGGAATGTTCGTTCACGAGACGGTCTTGTCCCTGCTGGCGACGTGGCGCCAGCAGGGACGCAATCCATACGAAGAGCTTCGTCGAGTCGTCAGCAACAATGAAATGATCTCACGGGCTCACGCTGTGCCGGCTGTCGAGACCTCGGGGTAA